A region of the Allorhizobium pseudoryzae genome:
GTGCGGCGGGCGTGCCGATCTTCTACTGTACCTCCGACCACCGTCCCATGGCCTCTCCGAAGGGCGTTGGGGCCACGCGGCGCAAAAAGCCTGCCGCCGCCGAGCGCTTGCCGGACGACTTTGAGATCTGGCAGGATTTCGCGCCCCAGGATGGCGATATCATCATCCGCAAGCAACGCGCCAGCATCTTTCAGGGAACACCGCTGGTCTCGCACCTGAATCTCTTAGGCGTACAGAGCCTCATCGTCTGCGGCGAAAGCACCAGCGGCTGCGTCCGGGCAAGCTGCGTCGATGGCTATTCGAACGGGCTGCATGTGAGCCTGGTCGAGGAATGCACCTATGACCGGCATGAACTGGTCCACAAGATGAACCTATTCGACCTGCACCACAAATATGCCGACGTGATGCATGTAGAAGAGGTGGTCGCGCACCTGACATCGCTTGAACCGACCCGGATGGCCGCCGAATAAGGTGCTGCGGACATGCGTACCACGCGAAGATCGATGTCCATTGCGAGCCCATCCCCATGACCTCACCTGATACGACGACGGACGTCGAATCGACGCCGTCTCCAGCCGTGCGCAACGGAACGTTCTCAGCGCTCGGCTACCGCAATTACCGCCTGTTCTGGTACGGCAACTCGATCTCCTTCGTCGGCGATTGGCTGGACCAGATTGCGCTCAACTGGCTGGTGATCTCGACCACCAACGACCCGGTGATGCTCGGCCTCGTCAATCTGTGCCGAGGGCTGCCGATCATGCTGTTTGCAATGTTCGGCGGCGTCGTGGCCGACCGGATCGACCGGCGGACGATGCTCATCTGGACGCAGGCGCTCGCCATGTGCGTCGCCATCGGCCTTGCCTGCGTCGTGGCCTTTTTCAATGCCTCGATCTGGCTCATCCTGGTGCTCGCGGTGTGCCGTGGCATGATCGTGTCGTTCAACCTGCCGGCCCGCCATTCGCTGGTCTATCAGCTGGTACCGCATGCTGCGATGGCAAGTGCGGTCTCGCTGAATTCCATCACGCTCAACCTCGCCAAGATCATCGGACCGCTCGCTTCGGCGGCACTGATCGCGAGCTTCGGCATCACGACCTGCTTCATCGCCAACGCACTCAGCTTCACGGTGGTGATGGCGATGTTGCTGATGCTCGATCTGCCGCCGCAGAAGGTGACGCGCAAGCAGGAAAGCTTCCTGGCGAGCCTTGCCGGCGGGTTTGCCTATATGGGCCGTGAACCTATCCTTCTGATGCTGGTTCTCGTGGCCCTGGTTCCGACCTTCTTCTGCCAGCCCTATATCCAGTTCCTTGCGGTTTTTGCCGCGCAGGTCTTTCATACTGGCGCCAGCGGCCTCGGCCTGATGACGGCACTCGCGGCGGCCGGATCGATCTGCGGCGGCCTGCTGGCAAGCCGCCTGCAACGGGATGCACGGCGCGGCTCGACCATGCTGATCTTCATGGCCGGCTTCGGCGCCTCGCTGATCCTGTTCTCGATGGCGCCGACGATGTATGTGGCGATCCCGGTGCTGTTTGCGGCGGGCGCGATGCACATTGCCTACAATTCGTCGAACAACACCATTCTGCAGCTGACGGTGGATGATGCCTATCGGGGCCGGGTCCTGTCATCGCTCTTCATGACGCGGGGTCTGATGCCGCTGGGCACGGCCACCATGGCGCTTTTGTCGACTGTGACAGGGCCGCGGCTTGCCATGGCGCTGATGGCCTTCGTCGTCGTGGCCTTTGCGGCTGTGCTGTGGGCGAGGATGCCGAAACTGCGCCAATTGCGGGTGTGAAGGATACCCCATTTGCGAAAGTGAGTGCTAACACATCACCAGATGGCCATCTGCAACGGTACGGTAGCTTCGCGTCGGCAGAACTGCCTCGATCGGGCGGATCGGGCTCATCAGCTCGTCGACAGCCATGTTGCGCCTCTGTCGGCGTCGCGATGGGTCGGGCACGGGAACGGCGGAGAGCAGCTTTTTCGTATAGTCGTGCTGCGGATTGCTGAAGACGGCAGCGCGCGGGCCGATCTCGACAATCTCGCCGAGATACATGACGGCCACCCGGTGACTGGCCCGCTCGACGACCGACATGTCGTGGCTGACGAACAGGAAGGCGAGATCGAGTTCTGCCTGCAGGTCCAGCATCAGGTTGATCACCTGCGCCTTGATCGATACATCCAGCGCCGAGACACTTTCATCGGCAACGATGACGCGGGGGCGAAGGGCAAGCGCGCGGGCAATGCAGATGCGCTGCCTCTGGCCGCCGGAAAACTCATGCGGAAAGCGTTTCGCCATGTCGGCGCTCAGCCCCACCTTGATCAGGAGATCGGCCACCACCTCCCGTGCATCCCGGGCGGATCCCATGCGGTGTTCCAGATAGGGTTCGGCAATCGCCTGGCCGATGGTCATGCGCGGGTTGAGCGCGGCGAACGGGTCCTGGAAGATCATCTGCACCGATTTGCGCATCTGGCGGATGTCGCGCTGCCCGAGTGTCAGCATGTCGCGGCCATCGACCATCACCGAGCCTGAATCGGGTTCGATCAGCCGCATGATGGCGCGGCCCGTGGTGGATTTGCCGCAACCGGATTCGCCGACCAGCGACAGGGTTTCGCCGGCCATCAGATCAAAGGAGACATTTTCCACGGCGTGCACGCGTCCGACCAGGCGGCCAAGCGCACCGGCATGAATATCAAAGCGTTTCGTCAGCCCCTTCACTTCAAGGACCGGACGTGTCGTATCGACGGTGTCCGAGACCTCCACAGCCTCGCCCGCCACGCCTGTCCCTGGATCGACAACGGGAAAGCGCAAAGGTCGGACGTGTCCCTGCATGGAGCCCAGCACCGGAACAGCGGCAAGCAGGGCACGCGTGTAAGGATGCTGGCCGCGATGGAAGATGTCAGCGGTCGCGCCGGTTTCCACCTGCTCGCCGCGATACATCACGACCGTGCGATCGGCGATCTCGGCCACCACTCCCATGTCATGGGTGATGAAGAGAACCGACATGCCGTCCTCCTCCTGCAGCTCCTTGATCAGGTCGAGTATCTGGCCCTGGATGGTGACGTCGAGCGCCGTCGTCGGCTCGTCGGCGATCAGCAGTTTCGGGCGCGAGGCAAGCGCCATGGCGATCATCACACGCTGGCGCATGCCGCCGGAGAACCGGTGCGGATATTCATCGAAGCGCGAGGCGGCGGAGGGAATGCGGACTTTTTCCAGAAGCCGGATGGTCTCTGCCCGCGCCTCGCTGAACGACATGCTGCCATGGCATAGCAGCGCCTCCGAAATCTGGTCGCCAATGGTGAAGAGCGGATTGAGCGATGTCATCGGCTCTTGGAAAATCATGGCGATTTCATTGCCGCGCACCTTCCGCATCTCCCGCTCCGGCAATGTCAGCAGGTCGCGACCGGCAAGCCGCACCCGGCCTTCGATACGGCTCATCGAAGGGTCGAGAAGTCGCATCACCGACAGGGAGGTGACGCTTTTGCCAGAACCGCTTTCGCCGACGATCGCAACCGTTTCGCCCGCGGCCACCTCGAAGGATACGGTCTTGACGACCGGACGCCAGGCGCCGTCCGTCATGAAGGACGTGGTCAGATCGTCCACCTTCAGGATGGGCATCTGTTCGCTTGCGGCCATTGTCGTGTCTTGCATCATCTCTCGTCCCCTGACGTCCTCGTCCGACTGGTGCGCGCGGTCCGCCTCAGTCCGGCCAGCGCAGCATGCCGTCAAAGCGGTGACGGCTGAGGTCCTCGATGGGTGTCGCGATGATGTCGTTCGAGGCCCTGGCCTTGTCCAGTTCCGCGGAAAGGCGCTCGGCCACCACCAATTCCTCGCCCGGATGCAGGTTGCAGGGGTCGAGGTAGAAGTAGTTGTGTTCCGCCTCGTGGTCGCGCACGATGATGGGAGGGCTGCCGGCGCGAAGTGCGGCTGCCAGATCCCAGGCCGTGATATGGGCCTCATGTGGATTGATGATCACCCGCAGGCGATCGAGCGGATTGTCGGTCGGGTCGGGTTCGATCAGCGCGGTTACACCGGGGCGGCCCATCAGTGTCTCGCTCCAGAGGGCGAGATAACCGGTTTCGCGCGCCCGCACGGCGTCGTGATCCCGCGTCTCCCAGGCTTCGAGCGCCGCCATCACGCCATAAATGCTTTCCTTGCCCACCTTCATGCCGCGGCCGATGCCCATGTTCTGCAGGAAGGCATTGCGCACCAGGTCCTTGCGGCCGGCAACGATGCCGGTTGTCGGGCCACCGAGAAACTTGTGGCCTGAATAAAGCGCCACGTCCGCACCGGCCGCCAGGAATTTCCGCAGGTCATATTCCGAGGCGGCATCGACGATCACCGGAATGCCTTGAGCATGGGCAATCTCGACGAATTCGGTGAGATGCAAAAGCCCGTAATCGACGACATGGTGGGAGACGACGTAGACGGCGGCCGCGGTGCGTTCGTTGATGGCGTTTTCCATGTGGTACCGGTGGGTCGAGGTGGCCTGGCCGATTATCACCACCTTGCCGCCTGCAAGCCGGATGGACTGATCGACGGGCGCGCCGTAGCTCACCACATGGCCCATCTGTACCAGGACCTCGTTCTTCTCCGGCGCGACATCGGGAAGACGCTCGATGGCAAGCAGGTCCGGTCCGGTAATGGCGCCGGCGACGGCAAGGCTGATGCCCGCAGAGCATGACGCCGTCACGAAGCCTGCCTCGCCCCCCGTCAATCGGGCGATGACCGCGCTTGCCTTGCGCTGCAGATCATTGACCTCAACGAAATGCGGCAGGATCTCCGCCATGGCTGCCACGGCCTCGGGAACCACGATGGAGGCGCCAAGGCTCGTCATCGTGCCGGATACGTTGATGACCGGCCGCAGGCCGAGCCGTGTGCGAAGATCGTTGGACATGGTCAAATTCTCCTGATCTGGCGGCATGCGGGTCGCTATCGACAGCTATGCCATAATAATATAATAGCTTCTCGAAATCCTCCGAGGAGCATCGTCGTGTCATCCCAAGCGTCCAGCCCTGTTTCTGTCTCCGATGCGGCTTTGCAGGAGGAGGGGGAAAAGACCACCCGCCGCAGCCGTGTCAGCGGTATCGACCGGGCGCTGCAGGTCATCGACCATCTTTATGAGACGGGCGCGCCGTCGGGCGCCTATGCCATCGCCAAGGCGATCGGCGCGCCGCTCTCGACGGTCTACGTGATCATCGAAGATCTGGTCGAAAAGCAGATGTTGACCCGCAGTGCCGACAACGCGATCTGGTTGGGCCCGAGGCTTTACCATTATGGCCTTGCCTATGCCCGGTCGCTGGATTTCATGAGTGTCGCGACCCATGAAATGCATGACCTGTGCCGGCAGGTTGGCGAGACCGTACAATTGTGCGGGCGCGACGGTGACCATATGCTGGTCTTGGCGATGGCCGATGGTCCGAGCCATTTCCAGTTCGCGTCCCGGGTTGGAACCCGCGTCCCGTTGAACTGGACGGCGTCCGGGCGACTGCTTGCCGGCCATCTTCCGCCGGAGGAGCGTCGCGAACTTTTTCGCCGCTGCGCCCGCATTTCGCCCACCGGTCGGGCGGAGGTGGATGCCGTCACGCTGTGCGACGCGGCCGGCAAGGCATTCGAACAGCGCCTTTCCGTCCAAGTTGCCGAATCCGATTACGCCGTCGCCTGCATCGCGGCCCCCATCGTCAACGACGCGGGCAGTTGCGTTGCCACCATCTCGATCGTGCTGCCCGAGCAGAAGGTGAAGGGCGAGGACAATCTCTACGCCGAGAGCGTCAAAGCTTCGGCGGCCAAGATCGAAAAGATGATGGGCTGGCGTAACCACTGACACGGCCTTCAATCCCTCAGCGCCACGATGGCCTCGATTTCCACGGTGATATTGCCGGGGAGCGAACCAAAACCGACCGCCGAGCGGGCATGCCGACCAGCGGCCCCGAACACATCGAGAAACAGGTCGGAGCAACCGTTGATGACTTTGGGGTGATCGAGGAAATCCGGCACGGCATTGACCATGCCGAGGAGTTTGACCACCTGCTTGACGCGGGAAAGATCCCCCAGCGCATCCTGCATCACGGCAATGAGGTTGATACCGACGAGGCGGGCATGGCGATAGGCTTCCTCGACGCTCACATCGCCACCAACCTTGCCGGCGTGCAGGTGACCGTTTTCGTCCAGCGGTCCCTGGCCGGAGAGGTAGAGCATTTTGCCTTCAACGACATGCGTGACGAAATTCGCAATCGGCGGCGGCGGCGGCGGCAGGCTGATGCCGAGCGAGGCGAGCCGGTCATAGGCCGTCTGCTGCGGATCAGGATCGGACATACGGGGATGGGTCAAAACAACTCCTTGATGCGAAATCGCGCGTTTACCGCCACGAATAACCATGGCTGTGGCGGACCAGCTTGCGGGCGCGCGGTATGTAGCGTGAGGCGGCGATGGCTTCGGCACCGATAACCGCGTAGCGCGGTTCGAACAGCCGCGTGAGGCGAGACACGTCGCCATTGCTGTCGGTGGCTTCGAGGTCGGCATCGACGAGATCGAAAATGGTGAAATCGGCACGGGCGCCGACGCTCAGACGGTCCTCCATCGACAGCTTGATGGCCGAAGCGGGCGCGAGCGTCACGGCCTCCACCACCTTCTCGAACGGCATGCCGACGCTGAGCAGCTTCGACATGGTGGTGGCCAGATCCCAGACCGGGAAGTTCATCGAGTGGCCATGCAGATCCGTCGAAATCGAAAACGGCAGGAGGCCGCGCGCGATCGCCGCTTCCGCCACCTTGAAGGAGAAGGAGGCGCCGCCATGGCCGATATCGAGGCGGATGCCTTCGGATGCGCAGCGTTCCGCCAGGTTGAACAGGTCCTCGTCCTCCATGATCGAGGAGCCCGCCTTGCCGTTGAAGCAGTGCGTGACGATGTCACCGGGGCCGAGGATTTCCAGCACCTCGTCGTAAAGGGCCGGCGGCTCGCCGACATGCACCATCATCGGGATCTTGAGGATCTTGGCGATCTTCTTGCCGAGCTTGACCGGTGTCACGCCCCACGAACCGGTGATCACGTGGCTGGCTCTCACCTTCAGGCCGACGATATGTTCGCTGTTGTCGGCATAGCATTCCAGGATGCGGTCGAGGTCGATATCCTTGATGTCGCGCAGTTCCGGTACACGGTTGCAGGCGACAAGCCCGATCGAGCCGAGGTTGAGGAAAGCCTTGATGCGTTCGCGCGAGGGTTCGATGATGTATTCGCGAAAGCCGTGGAAATTGGCTTCTCCCGCCGATCCTGCATCGACAAGCGTGGTGACGCCGCGTTCCGCCCCGCATTCGGAGGGGCGAATGGAAATGTCGGTTCCGCCGTGCCAGATGTGGACATGCAGATCGATCCAGCCCGGAGAGATGTAGGCGCCGGCGCCATCGATCACGGTGGCATCGGGCGGCTGAGGCAGGTCTTCTCCGATGGCGGCAATACGGCCATCGGAACCGATGAGGATGGCGGTTGTCTTTGCCGCGGCAGGGGTGGCAAACGCCATCGGCCTGATGTTCTTGAGGAGGAGAGGCTTGAGCACTGTGCTGTCGGCCATGTCAGAGGTCCTTTCGAAGTCGGGGGTCGAGCATGTCGCGCAGTCCGTCGCCCACCATCTGCAGGGAAAGAACCGAGACAACGATGGCGAAACCCGGAAAATATGTCATCCAGTCCGCCTGGCCGACATATTGCCGGCCGGCGGCGATCATGGTGCCCCAGGTGGGAATTTCAGGGCTCACGCCGAGCCCCAGGAAGGAAAGCCCGGCCTCTGCCAGCATGGCGCTGGCAAAGAGAAAGGTGCCCTGCACCAGGATGGGTGAGGCAAGATTGCGCAGAACATGGCGCATCATGATGTGCCAGGTGGAAATGCCAAGCGCCCGCGCCGCCTCGACATACGGTAGCTCGCGGATGACCAGCGTGGACGCCCGGACGATGCGTGCCAGCCTCGGCGCGTAGACGACCGAAAGCGCCACGATGACCGTGGCAAGCGACGGGCCAAGCGCCGCAACCAGCGCAATGGCGAGCAGAATGTCCGGAAAGGCCATCATGGCATCGATCAGCCGGGCGATCGGCGTGTCCAGCCTCTTGAAAAAGCCGGCAAGCAGGCCGAGCGTCACGCCGATGACCGCCGACAGGCAGACGACGGAAGCGCCGACGAACAGCGACAGCCGTCCCGCATAGATGGTGCGCGAGAAGATATCGCGACCGAACTCGTCGGTTCCGAACCAGTAGAGCGTGCCCGGTGGCTTCAACCGATTGGCGATCGACAGTTTGGAGGGCGAGTACGGCGCAATCCAGGGGGCGAGAACCGCCAGGAGAACGAAGATCGTCAGGACGATCAGTCCCACGGCAACGGTCTTGCGTTTCAGGAAACGGCGCAGGAACAAGGCTCTTGGAGCGGTCGGCTGGCCGGGCGTTGTGGGGATGTCGGCCATCAGTAGCGCACCCTTGGGTCAATGAGCAGGTAGAGCATGTCGATCAGGAAGTTGATCAGGACGTAGAGGCCGGCAATCACCAGCAGTGCGCCCTGGATCACCGGGTAATCCCGTCTCAGCACGGCCGAAACCACGAGACTGCCGACGCCGGGCAGGCCGAAGACCGTCTCCGTCACCACGGCACCGGCAATCAGAACGGCGGCCGTCAGGCCGAGCACGGTCAGGATCGGGATGAGAGCGTTCTTCAAGGCATGCTTCAGCACGACACGCCGTTCGATCAGCCCCTTGGCGCGTGCGGTGCGAATATAGTCGTCACTGAACACGTCCAGCATGGAGGCACGGGTAAACCGCAGGATCAGCGCCGAGGAGACGAGACCGAGCGCCACGGCGGGCAGCGTCAGGTGATACATCCGGTCCAGAAAGCTCGCATCCGGCCCGCCATAGCCCGAGACCGGAAACAGCCCCAGCCGGACGGAAAAGATCTGCATCAGGATGAGGCCGAGCCAGAAGCTCGGGATGCTGGCGGCCAGCATCGCAATCGTCGTGGACGCCTGATCGATGAAGGAGCCGCGGCGATAGGCGGCATAGATGCCGATCGGCAGCGCAATGACAGAGGCGATGAACAGCGAAAAGACCGTGAGGAAAAAGGTCGGCTCCGCGCGCTCGACCAGTGCCTGGCCGACCGGGATGTTAAGGAAGATCGATTGCCCAAGATCTCCCTTCAGCAACTGCCCGACATAATAGACGTATTGGACCGGGATCGACTGATCGAGGCCGAGGCGGGCGCGCAGCTCG
Encoded here:
- a CDS encoding isochorismatase family protein, producing MTPDRFEDHAWADIVPADLIELYAPYQRETFVGPRPALVLIDLYNLAYRGGAVPPASLLDQYPSSCGIYAHQAIEPTKRLIAAARAAGVPIFYCTSDHRPMASPKGVGATRRKKPAAAERLPDDFEIWQDFAPQDGDIIIRKQRASIFQGTPLVSHLNLLGVQSLIVCGESTSGCVRASCVDGYSNGLHVSLVEECTYDRHELVHKMNLFDLHHKYADVMHVEEVVAHLTSLEPTRMAAE
- a CDS encoding MFS transporter, with translation MTSPDTTTDVESTPSPAVRNGTFSALGYRNYRLFWYGNSISFVGDWLDQIALNWLVISTTNDPVMLGLVNLCRGLPIMLFAMFGGVVADRIDRRTMLIWTQALAMCVAIGLACVVAFFNASIWLILVLAVCRGMIVSFNLPARHSLVYQLVPHAAMASAVSLNSITLNLAKIIGPLASAALIASFGITTCFIANALSFTVVMAMLLMLDLPPQKVTRKQESFLASLAGGFAYMGREPILLMLVLVALVPTFFCQPYIQFLAVFAAQVFHTGASGLGLMTALAAAGSICGGLLASRLQRDARRGSTMLIFMAGFGASLILFSMAPTMYVAIPVLFAAGAMHIAYNSSNNTILQLTVDDAYRGRVLSSLFMTRGLMPLGTATMALLSTVTGPRLAMALMAFVVVAFAAVLWARMPKLRQLRV
- a CDS encoding ABC transporter ATP-binding protein, which encodes MQDTTMAASEQMPILKVDDLTTSFMTDGAWRPVVKTVSFEVAAGETVAIVGESGSGKSVTSLSVMRLLDPSMSRIEGRVRLAGRDLLTLPEREMRKVRGNEIAMIFQEPMTSLNPLFTIGDQISEALLCHGSMSFSEARAETIRLLEKVRIPSAASRFDEYPHRFSGGMRQRVMIAMALASRPKLLIADEPTTALDVTIQGQILDLIKELQEEDGMSVLFITHDMGVVAEIADRTVVMYRGEQVETGATADIFHRGQHPYTRALLAAVPVLGSMQGHVRPLRFPVVDPGTGVAGEAVEVSDTVDTTRPVLEVKGLTKRFDIHAGALGRLVGRVHAVENVSFDLMAGETLSLVGESGCGKSTTGRAIMRLIEPDSGSVMVDGRDMLTLGQRDIRQMRKSVQMIFQDPFAALNPRMTIGQAIAEPYLEHRMGSARDAREVVADLLIKVGLSADMAKRFPHEFSGGQRQRICIARALALRPRVIVADESVSALDVSIKAQVINLMLDLQAELDLAFLFVSHDMSVVERASHRVAVMYLGEIVEIGPRAAVFSNPQHDYTKKLLSAVPVPDPSRRRQRRNMAVDELMSPIRPIEAVLPTRSYRTVADGHLVMC
- a CDS encoding aminotransferase class V-fold PLP-dependent enzyme yields the protein MSNDLRTRLGLRPVINVSGTMTSLGASIVVPEAVAAMAEILPHFVEVNDLQRKASAVIARLTGGEAGFVTASCSAGISLAVAGAITGPDLLAIERLPDVAPEKNEVLVQMGHVVSYGAPVDQSIRLAGGKVVIIGQATSTHRYHMENAINERTAAAVYVVSHHVVDYGLLHLTEFVEIAHAQGIPVIVDAASEYDLRKFLAAGADVALYSGHKFLGGPTTGIVAGRKDLVRNAFLQNMGIGRGMKVGKESIYGVMAALEAWETRDHDAVRARETGYLALWSETLMGRPGVTALIEPDPTDNPLDRLRVIINPHEAHITAWDLAAALRAGSPPIIVRDHEAEHNYFYLDPCNLHPGEELVVAERLSAELDKARASNDIIATPIEDLSRHRFDGMLRWPD
- a CDS encoding IclR family transcriptional regulator, with the translated sequence MSSQASSPVSVSDAALQEEGEKTTRRSRVSGIDRALQVIDHLYETGAPSGAYAIAKAIGAPLSTVYVIIEDLVEKQMLTRSADNAIWLGPRLYHYGLAYARSLDFMSVATHEMHDLCRQVGETVQLCGRDGDHMLVLAMADGPSHFQFASRVGTRVPLNWTASGRLLAGHLPPEERRELFRRCARISPTGRAEVDAVTLCDAAGKAFEQRLSVQVAESDYAVACIAAPIVNDAGSCVATISIVLPEQKVKGEDNLYAESVKASAAKIEKMMGWRNH
- a CDS encoding RidA family protein; this translates as MSDPDPQQTAYDRLASLGISLPPPPPPIANFVTHVVEGKMLYLSGQGPLDENGHLHAGKVGGDVSVEEAYRHARLVGINLIAVMQDALGDLSRVKQVVKLLGMVNAVPDFLDHPKVINGCSDLFLDVFGAAGRHARSAVGFGSLPGNITVEIEAIVALRD
- a CDS encoding amidohydrolase/deacetylase family metallohydrolase yields the protein MADSTVLKPLLLKNIRPMAFATPAAAKTTAILIGSDGRIAAIGEDLPQPPDATVIDGAGAYISPGWIDLHVHIWHGGTDISIRPSECGAERGVTTLVDAGSAGEANFHGFREYIIEPSRERIKAFLNLGSIGLVACNRVPELRDIKDIDLDRILECYADNSEHIVGLKVRASHVITGSWGVTPVKLGKKIAKILKIPMMVHVGEPPALYDEVLEILGPGDIVTHCFNGKAGSSIMEDEDLFNLAERCASEGIRLDIGHGGASFSFKVAEAAIARGLLPFSISTDLHGHSMNFPVWDLATTMSKLLSVGMPFEKVVEAVTLAPASAIKLSMEDRLSVGARADFTIFDLVDADLEATDSNGDVSRLTRLFEPRYAVIGAEAIAASRYIPRARKLVRHSHGYSWR
- a CDS encoding ABC transporter permease, translating into MADIPTTPGQPTAPRALFLRRFLKRKTVAVGLIVLTIFVLLAVLAPWIAPYSPSKLSIANRLKPPGTLYWFGTDEFGRDIFSRTIYAGRLSLFVGASVVCLSAVIGVTLGLLAGFFKRLDTPIARLIDAMMAFPDILLAIALVAALGPSLATVIVALSVVYAPRLARIVRASTLVIRELPYVEAARALGISTWHIMMRHVLRNLASPILVQGTFLFASAMLAEAGLSFLGLGVSPEIPTWGTMIAAGRQYVGQADWMTYFPGFAIVVSVLSLQMVGDGLRDMLDPRLRKDL
- a CDS encoding ABC transporter permease; this encodes MISYILKRLAGMVVVMFLVVTIVFIIVRVTPGDPAAVMLGPDATPQDIVELRARLGLDQSIPVQYVYYVGQLLKGDLGQSIFLNIPVGQALVERAEPTFFLTVFSLFIASVIALPIGIYAAYRRGSFIDQASTTIAMLAASIPSFWLGLILMQIFSVRLGLFPVSGYGGPDASFLDRMYHLTLPAVALGLVSSALILRFTRASMLDVFSDDYIRTARAKGLIERRVVLKHALKNALIPILTVLGLTAAVLIAGAVVTETVFGLPGVGSLVVSAVLRRDYPVIQGALLVIAGLYVLINFLIDMLYLLIDPRVRY